The DNA window GCATTGCACTCGGTTTCCTGCAGGGCTCCTTTGCTTATGCAGGCTGGAACTTTCTTAATTATGTAACAGAAGAGCTCATTGACCCCTACAGGTACACTGCCATTTGTCAGGGAAAATGTACAGTGAGAGAAGCTCATTATCACAAAAAAACAACTTTGTCTTTATGAGAAAGACCTCCAGATGTTTCTCtgagattatttaaatgtttaagacatttcgttttttttatgaatatgcaGATGTTAGTAGATCATTTATGCAGGCTACAACAATCATTGGTGTCGTAAAGATTATAAATGTTAGCCTTTTAAATACCAAAGTATTCCTGCTCTGGGAAATACAGGTTTGCCCAAGACTTACAATTGAGATTCAACCCAGGTTTTAACTCTCTCTTTACAGGAACCTGCCTCGTGCGATCTTCATCTCAGTCCCTCTGGTTACTTTCATCTATGTATTTGCGAATATTGCATATGTTACAGCTATGAGCCCTCAGGAACTGATTGCCTCCAATGCTGTTGCTGTGGTGAGTCGCCCTGCTCAAATTAGACGCTTATTAAGTTCTTCCTTCATCAGGAAATGAAACCGCCTATTCGTCAGTAGATCGGACTGACCCATCTGCCTTTTTTCTGAATGTCTGTTTAACCTCTATAAACTTTgccttctttttctctctctattttttaaTCTCCATCAGACATTTGGTGAAAAGCTGCTTGGGGTGATGTCATGGATCATGCCCATCTCTGTGGCTCTGTCCACCTTCGGAGGGGTTAATGGGTCCCTTTTCACATCATCTAGGTCAGTCTTGATTCCATGTTATTGCACAGTTACTCACCCAGTTTGCATTGTATTGTATTGTCAATGGATTTCTTTGTATTCTCAGCTTGATTGACAGTTGTTCTTTCTCAGGTTATTCTTTGCAGGTGCCAGGGAAGGACATCTTCCCCGTCTGTTGGCAATGATTCATGTGAACCGCTGTACACCCATCCCAGCTCTGATTTTCACTGTGAGCTCTTGGTTttatttcttaaaggaatagttcacccaaaaatgaaaatttactcattctcaggccatccagatgtaaatgagtttgtttcttcattggaactgatttggagaaatctaacattacatcacttgctcaccaatggatcctctgaagagaatgggtgccgtcagaatgagtccaaacagctgataaaaatatcagaaCAAGTAATTCACACAACTCTTGTCCAttatttaacatcttgtgaagcaaaaagctttgttttttaataaacaaatttattaagaaatttttatctttaaactgttgctttcagctgaaatatgagtcctctatctaAAATAGTGAAAACacaatcttgtctgaatcaggagaaaaatatgcacagatcaagcaccgttcaCAAGCTAAAACAGTTCACGTTGGCTACACGTGTTATATAACAGTTCTCAAAACTAAGGGTTAAAATCATTTGTTTCTCACTGATAgactgatgtaatgctaaatgatgaagaaataaactcatctacatcttggatagcgtGAGGGTGACTACATCTGCACTCAAATTGTCATTTAtgagtgaactactcctttaaataattaaaaatatatagatttttgtacattatatacaGTGTATTGGTTGGcgcttatattaaaaacaaatactggTTTACTTTTATAGTGTATATCAACTCTACTGATGTTGTGCACTAGCGACATATACACCCTTATCAACTATGTTGGCTTCATCAACTACCTGTTTTATGGGGTCACTGTTGCCGGGCAGATTGTGCTTCGCATCAAAGAACCAGACATGCATCGACCAATCAAGGTGAGGCTGAATCCTAATGActgtatttttatagttttgaCAGCATTAAACCTCAAGAGCTGTCAGATCTCAGCATTTGCTTTGAACAGTAATGATGTATAATTatagattcctttttttttttttttttttgagtggggAAGAGGGTACTGTACATGTGTAGTCCTTTCTTCCGAAATCAAGGTTTCACTCCACAGGTGAGCTTGGCGTGGCCAGTAATTTTCCTGATTTTCTGGGCATTCCTGCTGATCTTCTCTCTCTACTCGGAGCCTGTGGTGTGTTGCATTGGTCTGGCCATTATGTTGTCAGGTGTTCCTGTCTATTTATTTGGCATCTATTGGGAAAACAAGCCTGAGAGCTTCAACTCCTTTGTTGGTATGGTATTATCTTAAATCTCAATTAATATTAATGGAtggaaattatttacaaatatcagCTATATTTGCATTAGACTAAACAGATTGTGAATGAGGCCTACAGAGGCTAATAAAGGCACTCCATTGTCTGTCTACATAGCTAAACTGACACACTTGGGGCAGAAGTTGTTCATGGTGGTATATCCTGATGGAGGCAGTGAAGACGGGAATGAAGATGAAGACGAAGCTGGATAAGATTACAAGAAGTTAATTTACTGATTCATTCATGGATATTCATTCATCAGCTAAGCTTAAGCAATGTGAATTTGGTAGGTTatgaaaatgcaaaacaaacatgcACGTACAGTGTGGAGGACAATGTAATAGCTaagaagtatttttcatttgAAAGACTGGCCTTAAACATTCTAGGTGCAATACTGCCACCAATTGGCAAGATTGTTAGAAACAATATGAATATTGTTGCTGTGACCGTTAtggttcattttgtatttttatattgagCATATTATTGTACTCTTTCCATCAGTCTCTGGTGTTTGTATTACCTAAATTGTATACTCTATTGTAAAAAGGTTGAATAATCCTGAAGataatgttttgcattttttgtgtgtgcgtttaatttttatttgcatttcagtcttcagacttgaaaataaattatgactaaaaacaacacaaaaagaaaaagaaaaagaatgaaagaaagctGTGTTATTTACCAGCATGGAATCTTGCCAG is part of the Carassius auratus strain Wakin chromosome 27, ASM336829v1, whole genome shotgun sequence genome and encodes:
- the slc7a8b gene encoding large neutral amino acids transporter small subunit 2 — protein: MSSGGARCRAASVPDTDTDERETAVTLKKEIGLLSACGIIVGNIIGSGIFVSPKGVLENSSSVGLALIVWTLTGVITAISALCYAELGVTIPKSGGDYSYVKDIFGGLAGFLRLWIAVLVIYPTNQAVIALTFANYALQPLFPSCFPPERALGLLAAVCLLLLTWINCFSVRWATRVQDVFTTGKLLALCLIIIMGIVQICKGNFYWLEPEHAFHPLQPYDVGRIALGFLQGSFAYAGWNFLNYVTEELIDPYRNLPRAIFISVPLVTFIYVFANIAYVTAMSPQELIASNAVAVTFGEKLLGVMSWIMPISVALSTFGGVNGSLFTSSRLFFAGAREGHLPRLLAMIHVNRCTPIPALIFTCISTLLMLCTSDIYTLINYVGFINYLFYGVTVAGQIVLRIKEPDMHRPIKVSLAWPVIFLIFWAFLLIFSLYSEPVVCCIGLAIMLSGVPVYLFGIYWENKPESFNSFVAKLTHLGQKLFMVVYPDGGSEDGNEDEDEAG